In the genome of Polynucleobacter sp. TSB-Sco08W16, the window TTTTGAGTGCTTTTAGATTATTTGTGTAGGGGATTGTGTCATTCCAATGAGCTTCTGAGTTCAGAGCCTCCCTGGAATGGCATCCCTTGTAATCCTAAATCACTCCAGTGTTGTCGTGACACTGCTTTATCCCACGACAAGCGCAATTCTCATGTGAGTCTTGCGTGAACAATTTGGAGAAGATCAGAATGACTATGTTTAAAAAAGCAGTAAAGAGTTTTCAGTGGGGCAACCATCAAGTAACTATGGAAACAGGCGAGATCGCTCGTCAAGCTGGTGGTGCCGTTATCGTTAATGTGGATGACACAGTAGTGATGGGTACGGTTGTTGCCTCTAAGTCTGCAAAGCCAGGCCAATCCTTTTTCCCATTGACAGTAGATTATTTAGAAAAAACATACGCTGCCGGCAAGATCCCCGGCGGTTTCTTCCGTCGTGAAGGCCGTCCATCTGAAGGTGAGACATTAATCTCCCGCTTGATCGACCGTCCATTGCGTCCTTTGTTTCCAGAAGGATTTTTGAATGAAGTTCAGGTAGTAGTTCATGTCTTGTCAATTAACCCAGATGTTCCTGCAGATATTCCTGCTTTGATCGCTGCTTCTGCAGCATTGGCTGTTTCTGGTATCCCCTTTGCTGGCCCAGTAGGCGCAGCACGTGTTGGTTACGCTAACGGACAATACCTCCTGAACCCAACTCGTACAGAACAAGTTACTAGTGAACTCGACTTGATCGTTGCTGGCACACAGGCTGCTGTATTGATGGTTGAATCAGAAGCCAATCAACTTTCTGAAGAAGTGATGCTCGGTGCAGTGGTATTTGGTCATGACCAAATGCAAACAGCTATTAATGCAATTAATGAATTGGTAAGCGAAGCTGGCAAGCCAGAGTGGGATTGGACTGCTGCTCCTAAAGATGAGCCGTTTATTGCGAAAGTCACTGCTTTGGCTGAAGCGCCATTGCGTGAGGCATATCAGATTCGCCAAAAAGGCGCTCGTTCAGATAAGCTCAAAGAGATTTCCAAAGAAGTGTTGGCTAAGTTATCTGAAGAAGGTGACGTTGATGCTGTTGCTGTTAGTGACATCATGTTCGAGATCGAAGCAAAGATTGTCCGTAGCCAGATTTTGAATGGCGAACCACGTATTGATGGTCGCGATACACGCACTGTTCGCCCAATTGAAATTCGTAATGGTGTACTGCCACGTACGCACGGTTCTGCATTGTTTACCCGTGGTGAAACTCAGGCTCTCGTTGTCGCTACCCTAGGTACCGCACGTGACGAGCAAATCATTGATGCGCTCGAAGGTGAATACCGTGATCGTTTCATGTTTCACTACAACATGCCTCCATTTGCAACAGGCGAAACTGGCCGAGTAGGTAGCCCTAAGCGCCGCGAAATTGGTCACGGTCGTTTGGCTAAGCGCGCTTTGATTCCAGTATTACCAAGCCCAGAAGACTTTGCATACAGCATTCGCGTTGTTTCAGAGATCACTGAGTCCAATGGTTCTTCATCCATGGCTTCTGTATGCGGCGGTTGTCTGGCAATGATGGATGCTGGTGTTCCAGTGAAGGCACACGTTGCTGGTGTAGCAATGGGCTTAATCCTGGACGGTAACCGTTTTGCTGTGTTGACCGATATCTTGGGTGACGAAGATCACTTGGGCGATATGGACTTCAAAGTAGCTGGTACTGCAAACGGTATTACTGCACTCCAGATGGATATTAAGGTTCAAGGTATTACTAAAGAAATTATGCAAGTTGCTTTAGCGCAAGCTAAAGAAGGACGCTTGCACATCTTGAGCAAAATGCAAGAAGCAATGGGTTCAGTTCGTACAGAATTGTCAGCTCATGCTCCACGCATGGTGTCTTTCAAGATTCATCCAGACAAGATTCGTGAAGTGATTGGTAAGGGCGGCGCAACTATCCAGGCCTTGACCAAAGAAACTGGTTGCAGCATCGACATTAAAGATGACGGCACTGTAACCATTGCCTCTACAAGCGCTGAAGGTATGGCTGAAGCAAAAGCGCGTATCGAAGGTATTACTGCCGAAGCTGAAGTTGGCAAGATCTACGAAGGTCCAGTAGTCAAGTTGCTCGAATTCGGTGCTTTGGTGAACATTCTGCCTGGTAAAGACGGCCTCTTGCATATCTCTGAAATTTCAAATGAGCGCGTCAAAGAAGTAAAAGATTATTTGGCGGAAGGCCAAGTAGTTCGTGTGAAATTGTTGGCTGCTGATGAGCGTGGTCGTTTACGTTTATCTTTGAAGGCTGCAATGGCTGATGAGGGTGGCACGATTGCTCCTTTGGCAGGCGCTACTACTGAAGCTGCTCCTGCAGCTGACGAAACAGCTTAATTCACTAGTCGACTATTCGGAGCTTTCAATGCGTGTAATTGAGATCAAAGAATTTGGTGTGCCAGAAATGCTGGTGCCTACCACTCGTCCAGATCCAGTAGCCCCGGCTGCTGGCACTGGCGAGGTGTTGATTCAGGTTCTTGCCGCAGGAATTAATCGCCCAGACGTATTGCAGCGCAAGGGCTTTTATCCTGTTCCAGCTGGAGCCTCCGATATTCCAGGCCTTGAAGTGGCTGGTCAAATTATTGGTGGTGACTTAGCGCACGCTGACAATGCTTTTGGTTTGAAGCTCGGAGATAAAGTTTGCGCATTAGTGCAAGGTGGTGGCTATGCAAATCTCTGTGTTGCCCCGATTGCACAATGCTTACCGTATCCAACTGGCTTTACAGATCAAGAAGCTGCTGCACTACCGGAGACTTTTTATACCGTATGGAGCAATGTGTTCATGCGCGGAGAATTGTCTGCTGGTGAAACCCTATTAGTCCAGGGAGGCTCCAGCGGTATCGGTGTTACAGCAATTTTGCTAGCGAAAGCCCTTGGTCATCAGGTGTTCGTTACTGCTGGCACCGACGAAAAATGTGCTGCTTGCTTAAAGTTGGGCGCTGATTTGGCCATTAACTACAAAACTCAAGACTTTGTAGAAGAGGTGAAGAAAGCTACTGACGGCAAGGGCGTTAATGTCATCCTCGATATGGTGACTGGCGAATACGTTCAGCGAGAAATCGATTGCCTAGCGGATGATGGTCGCATTGTGATTATCGCAATTCAAGGCGGATCTAAAGCCGAAGTGAGCACCAATCAAATTTTGCGTCGCCGTTTGACGATTACTGGCTCAACTTTGCGTCCTCGTCCAGTGTCATTTAAGAAGCAAATTACAAAGCAGCTTTTTGATCATGTCTGGCCATTACTGAATGCTGGCAAGTTAAAGCCGTCTATCTATAAAACATTTACGCTGGATCAAGCGGCAGATGCCCATCGATTGATGGAGTCCTCTGAGCACGTCGGCAAAATTGTTCTGACGGTTTAATTAGTCTTCAGCTTATGCGCCCACTCATCGTCATCGGCAACTGGAAAATGAACGGCAGTCTTGCAAGTAATCAAGATTGGGTGAAGACCGTTGCCCGTGGCATGGAGAGTGGCATGCCTGCTGGTCGTAAATTTGCTGTATGTCCTCCACTACCGTATTTAAAGCAATGTGGCGATTTGATTAAAGAGCATTCATTAGCCTTTCTCAGTCTTGGGGCTCAAGATGCCTCTGCTCAAAGCTCCGGTGCTTACACTG includes:
- the pnp gene encoding polyribonucleotide nucleotidyltransferase: MTMFKKAVKSFQWGNHQVTMETGEIARQAGGAVIVNVDDTVVMGTVVASKSAKPGQSFFPLTVDYLEKTYAAGKIPGGFFRREGRPSEGETLISRLIDRPLRPLFPEGFLNEVQVVVHVLSINPDVPADIPALIAASAALAVSGIPFAGPVGAARVGYANGQYLLNPTRTEQVTSELDLIVAGTQAAVLMVESEANQLSEEVMLGAVVFGHDQMQTAINAINELVSEAGKPEWDWTAAPKDEPFIAKVTALAEAPLREAYQIRQKGARSDKLKEISKEVLAKLSEEGDVDAVAVSDIMFEIEAKIVRSQILNGEPRIDGRDTRTVRPIEIRNGVLPRTHGSALFTRGETQALVVATLGTARDEQIIDALEGEYRDRFMFHYNMPPFATGETGRVGSPKRREIGHGRLAKRALIPVLPSPEDFAYSIRVVSEITESNGSSSMASVCGGCLAMMDAGVPVKAHVAGVAMGLILDGNRFAVLTDILGDEDHLGDMDFKVAGTANGITALQMDIKVQGITKEIMQVALAQAKEGRLHILSKMQEAMGSVRTELSAHAPRMVSFKIHPDKIREVIGKGGATIQALTKETGCSIDIKDDGTVTIASTSAEGMAEAKARIEGITAEAEVGKIYEGPVVKLLEFGALVNILPGKDGLLHISEISNERVKEVKDYLAEGQVVRVKLLAADERGRLRLSLKAAMADEGGTIAPLAGATTEAAPAADETA
- a CDS encoding NAD(P)H-quinone oxidoreductase, encoding MRVIEIKEFGVPEMLVPTTRPDPVAPAAGTGEVLIQVLAAGINRPDVLQRKGFYPVPAGASDIPGLEVAGQIIGGDLAHADNAFGLKLGDKVCALVQGGGYANLCVAPIAQCLPYPTGFTDQEAAALPETFYTVWSNVFMRGELSAGETLLVQGGSSGIGVTAILLAKALGHQVFVTAGTDEKCAACLKLGADLAINYKTQDFVEEVKKATDGKGVNVILDMVTGEYVQREIDCLADDGRIVIIAIQGGSKAEVSTNQILRRRLTITGSTLRPRPVSFKKQITKQLFDHVWPLLNAGKLKPSIYKTFTLDQAADAHRLMESSEHVGKIVLTV